The following coding sequences are from one bacterium window:
- a CDS encoding transposase: STAALEGTNTKIKLMQRKAYGFRDPEFFKLKIYALHDTNYASAG, from the coding sequence TCTCGACCGCAGCGCTGGAGGGGACGAACACGAAGATCAAGCTGATGCAGAGGAAGGCGTACGGCTTCCGTGACCCGGAGTTCTTCAAGTTGAAGATCTACGCTCTGCATGACACCAACT